The following are encoded together in the Pedobacter steynii genome:
- a CDS encoding sugar-binding domain-containing protein — protein sequence MNLITRRINLLTILFLLIVNYFPGYAQNKPDQERKQLFDYDWKFILADEASARSTDFNDAGWRSLDLPHDWSIEGKIKPKNPSGGAGGYFPAGVGWYRKTFKAPGEWKGKNISIYFEGVYMNSEVFINGKSLGVRPYGYSSFSYDLSPHLNFGGENVIAVRVDNSQQINSRWYTGSGIYRHVWMRVSDPLHVADWGVAISTPIVSSKMATVQVKTLIKNETGLAQNFLLRTRLWSVKSGNAGNHKIKVELAANTEKEIIQTIKVANPLLWAPETPNLYQAQSQLLKADRVIDETQTGFGIRSLRFTPENGFQLNGKTVKISGGCVHHDNGCLGAAAFDRAEERKVEQLKAAGFNAVRTAHNPPSEAFLDACDKLGLLVMDEAFDGWKGAKNKYDYSIYFDQWWKSDLETMVLRDRNHPSIFMWSSGNEVSERKTPEAVQTAKMLAAAIKNIDATRPVTSAVVIWGEWEVFDPLMAVHDVAGYNYQLHSAPADHKRISSRVIVQTESYPRDAFANWKLVQDNSYIIGDFVWSAIDYLGESGIGRSFYSGQVPGENWDNEMFPWHGAYCGDIDLTGWRKPISHYRSLLYNDTEKLYMAVREPNPEPLEIKETKWSVWPTWESWTWPGHEGKNIDVEVYSKYPKVRLYLNDKLIGEKATGLEQEFRATFSVPFMPGILKATGLENGKETAPVILQTSGNAALAKLTADRKEILANGQDLSYVTVEITDKNGVIQPNATNRLHFKIEGPGIIAGISNADVKDYDQYAGSSVNAWHGRALVVIRSTRTTGNIKLSVTSPDLTEATLNIRTLNN from the coding sequence ATGAATCTAATCACCAGAAGAATCAACCTATTAACCATCCTATTTTTACTGATCGTAAATTACTTTCCGGGTTATGCTCAGAATAAACCTGATCAGGAACGAAAACAGTTATTTGACTATGATTGGAAATTTATCCTGGCTGATGAGGCCTCAGCCAGATCAACAGATTTTAACGACGCCGGCTGGCGCAGCCTTGATTTGCCACATGATTGGAGTATTGAAGGGAAAATAAAACCTAAAAATCCCAGCGGAGGTGCCGGGGGCTATTTTCCTGCGGGTGTAGGCTGGTATAGGAAAACCTTTAAAGCTCCGGGGGAATGGAAAGGCAAAAATATTTCTATTTATTTTGAGGGGGTATATATGAATTCCGAGGTATTTATCAATGGAAAGTCTCTTGGTGTTCGCCCTTATGGTTATTCTTCATTTAGTTACGACCTGTCGCCTCATTTGAATTTTGGTGGAGAAAATGTCATCGCTGTGCGCGTGGACAACTCTCAACAAATAAACTCCAGATGGTACACCGGATCCGGTATTTACCGCCATGTCTGGATGAGGGTTTCCGATCCGCTGCATGTGGCCGACTGGGGAGTAGCAATCAGCACTCCTATTGTATCCTCAAAAATGGCAACTGTGCAGGTAAAGACACTGATAAAAAACGAAACTGGTTTAGCTCAGAATTTCCTGCTTAGGACTCGTCTGTGGTCTGTAAAATCCGGAAATGCGGGGAACCATAAAATAAAGGTAGAACTGGCAGCTAATACTGAAAAGGAAATTATTCAAACTATAAAAGTAGCGAACCCTTTGTTATGGGCACCGGAAACGCCCAATTTATATCAGGCACAGTCTCAGCTATTAAAAGCTGACCGGGTTATAGACGAAACCCAAACTGGTTTTGGTATTCGTTCCTTAAGGTTTACTCCTGAAAATGGTTTCCAGCTTAACGGAAAAACAGTCAAGATCAGCGGTGGATGTGTACATCACGACAATGGTTGTCTGGGTGCAGCCGCCTTTGACCGGGCCGAAGAACGTAAGGTTGAGCAATTAAAAGCTGCCGGATTTAACGCAGTCAGAACCGCTCATAATCCTCCTTCCGAAGCTTTCCTCGATGCTTGTGACAAGCTGGGGCTACTGGTGATGGACGAAGCTTTTGATGGTTGGAAGGGTGCTAAAAATAAATACGATTACTCCATATATTTTGACCAGTGGTGGAAAAGTGATTTGGAAACGATGGTGTTGCGGGATAGAAATCATCCCTCCATTTTTATGTGGAGTTCAGGCAATGAAGTATCCGAAAGAAAAACCCCCGAAGCCGTGCAAACGGCTAAAATGCTTGCCGCTGCAATCAAAAATATAGATGCAACCAGACCAGTTACTTCGGCGGTTGTCATCTGGGGCGAATGGGAGGTCTTTGATCCGCTCATGGCTGTTCATGATGTTGCCGGTTATAACTATCAGTTGCATAGCGCACCAGCAGATCATAAGAGAATTTCTTCCCGCGTTATTGTGCAGACAGAATCCTATCCAAGAGATGCATTTGCCAACTGGAAACTGGTACAGGACAATAGTTATATTATTGGAGATTTTGTATGGTCGGCTATCGATTACCTGGGAGAATCAGGAATAGGACGCTCCTTCTATTCAGGTCAGGTGCCAGGAGAGAACTGGGACAACGAGATGTTTCCCTGGCATGGTGCTTACTGCGGAGATATAGATCTGACCGGATGGAGAAAACCGATATCACATTATAGAAGCTTGTTATATAATGATACAGAAAAGCTGTACATGGCTGTTCGTGAACCCAATCCGGAACCATTGGAAATCAAAGAAACCAAATGGTCGGTATGGCCTACCTGGGAAAGCTGGACCTGGCCAGGTCATGAAGGGAAAAATATCGATGTAGAGGTATATTCAAAATATCCAAAAGTCAGGCTTTACCTGAACGATAAACTGATCGGCGAAAAGGCAACAGGTCTGGAACAGGAATTCAGAGCTACTTTTTCCGTTCCTTTTATGCCTGGAATACTGAAGGCAACCGGCCTGGAAAACGGTAAGGAAACAGCACCAGTCATCCTGCAAACCTCTGGAAATGCAGCGCTGGCTAAACTGACCGCCGATCGAAAGGAAATATTAGCTAACGGACAGGATTTATCATACGTTACAGTTGAAATAACCGATAAGAATGGGGTCATTCAACCGAATGCGACAAATCGCCTGCATTTCAAAATCGAAGGACCTGGTATAATTGCAGGAATAAGTAATGCTGATGTTAAAGATTACGATCAATATGCGGGCAGTTCAGTTAATGCATGGCATGGGCGGGCACTCGTAGTCATTAGAAGTACCCGTACTACAGGTAATATTAAACTTTCAGTAACTTCCCCTGACTTAACAGAGGCAACTTTAAACATCCGAACCCTGAACAATTAG
- a CDS encoding glycoside hydrolase family 2 protein: protein MNKLKSVSKELVFIFLSVFVFSYVSNGQTAMINSQSRHLTSLNGDWNVIIDPTGLGDWRQVWQEKKPEKKTDFVEYSFEGAPVLKVPGDFNSQMPELTYFEGVVWYKKQINYTLRKGKRLFLYFGAVNYKADVFLNGERIGSHEGGFTPFQFEITEKIKDGVNALIVKVDNKRLKNGIPGLGYDWFNYGGITREVNLIETGHTYIEDYQIQLPKESRKEISGWIKLNGANKEQGLKVKIPELGLVYSTKSDSSGMARLKFQASFKPWSPDNPKLYKVLVESETDTIEDEIGFRNIEVRGNKVFLNGKMIFLKGVNIHEENPYKGAKAFSSEDAVLLLNSAKELGCNLVRLAHYPHNEHMIKQAEKMGLMVWSELPIYQHIEFSDTAVPLKMELMLKEMIQRDRNRCSVVIWSLSNETYTSTPGRDLELVSLTKKCREADPTRLLTHVVNNQAYNNNTFKVWDTLYRYADLISLNEYVGWYVPWQGKPVDTKWELNYPDKPVFISEFGAEALYGSKGPIDEAAFWTEEYQEQIYIDQLKMFSTTPNLCGIAPWLLFDYRSLGRMHPVYQKGFNRKGLLSEKGEKKKAWQVMHEHYLKYKK from the coding sequence ATGAACAAACTAAAGTCAGTATCCAAAGAATTGGTGTTTATCTTTCTATCAGTTTTTGTTTTTAGCTATGTCTCAAATGGCCAGACAGCAATGATCAATTCCCAATCGAGGCATTTAACAAGTTTGAATGGCGATTGGAATGTGATCATTGACCCTACCGGGCTTGGCGACTGGAGGCAAGTATGGCAGGAGAAAAAGCCGGAGAAAAAAACGGATTTTGTGGAGTACTCATTTGAAGGTGCACCGGTATTAAAAGTGCCGGGCGACTTCAATTCACAAATGCCTGAGCTGACCTATTTTGAAGGTGTGGTCTGGTATAAAAAACAAATCAATTATACGCTTCGAAAAGGAAAGCGACTTTTCCTGTATTTCGGGGCTGTCAATTATAAGGCTGATGTATTTTTGAATGGGGAAAGAATTGGAAGTCATGAAGGTGGTTTTACTCCTTTTCAATTTGAAATCACAGAAAAAATAAAAGACGGGGTAAATGCACTGATCGTAAAGGTGGATAACAAACGCCTGAAAAACGGAATCCCGGGATTAGGGTATGATTGGTTTAATTATGGAGGCATCACCCGGGAGGTAAATCTTATTGAAACCGGCCACACTTATATTGAGGATTACCAAATTCAGCTCCCTAAAGAAAGCCGCAAAGAAATTTCCGGATGGATAAAGTTAAACGGAGCCAATAAGGAACAAGGTCTTAAAGTTAAAATTCCGGAACTGGGCCTGGTTTATTCCACAAAATCGGATAGCTCTGGTATGGCAAGATTGAAATTCCAGGCGTCTTTTAAACCCTGGTCGCCCGATAATCCCAAACTTTACAAAGTGCTTGTGGAAAGCGAGACAGATACCATTGAAGATGAAATCGGTTTCAGGAATATCGAAGTAAGGGGAAATAAAGTATTTCTGAACGGCAAAATGATCTTTCTTAAGGGGGTAAATATTCATGAAGAGAATCCTTATAAAGGGGCAAAAGCATTTTCCAGCGAGGATGCCGTACTGCTATTGAACAGTGCCAAAGAACTTGGTTGTAATTTAGTTCGTCTGGCTCATTATCCGCACAATGAGCACATGATAAAGCAGGCTGAAAAAATGGGACTAATGGTTTGGAGTGAATTACCCATTTACCAGCACATAGAATTTTCGGATACTGCGGTTCCTTTAAAAATGGAACTTATGCTTAAGGAAATGATCCAGAGGGATAGAAACCGCTGTAGTGTGGTAATCTGGAGTCTCTCCAATGAAACTTATACTTCCACGCCGGGAAGGGATTTAGAACTGGTTAGCCTCACCAAAAAATGCAGGGAAGCTGATCCGACAAGGTTGCTCACACATGTGGTGAATAATCAAGCCTACAACAACAATACATTTAAGGTATGGGATACACTTTACCGCTACGCAGATCTCATCTCCCTGAACGAGTATGTGGGCTGGTATGTTCCCTGGCAAGGTAAACCGGTAGATACAAAATGGGAGTTAAACTATCCCGATAAGCCGGTTTTTATTTCAGAATTCGGAGCTGAAGCGCTTTATGGCAGCAAGGGCCCTATTGATGAAGCTGCCTTCTGGACAGAAGAATATCAGGAACAGATTTATATTGATCAGCTAAAAATGTTCAGCACAACTCCCAATTTATGTGGGATAGCTCCCTGGCTTTTATTTGATTACCGTTCATTGGGTAGAATGCACCCGGTTTATCAAAAAGGGTTCAACCGAAAAGGGCTGTTATCTGAAAAAGGGGAGAAGAAAAAGGCTTGGCAAGTCATGCATGAGCATTATTTGAAATACAAAAAATAA
- a CDS encoding beta-galactosidase: MKKSITLFVLTILISLSVVKSQEVNPFFPAKDLITTGIYYYPEHWKESQWERDIKKISDMGYEFVHLAEFAWFKMEPKEGQFDFAWLDKVVALCVKHKLKVLMCTPSATTPAWMRVNYPETFVMDGHYIRAEHGTRGLGSIVNPKYRLFVEKVVTEMARRYGQNKDVIGWQLDNEPDAKPDYSPSSQEAFRQWLKNKYKTVESLNDAWGTAFWSQWYNNFNEVMIHNTNLVGWWGNNPHALLDFKRYCADAQAEFLDFQAGTLRNYISKNQYITTNYTAVSPGSDAGRTKKLDFAAYTAYPNGGSDNIGELGFRLGDSKVILFASAYFKHLGGVSGVMEIQPGPVNWGAYNPLLLPGTVRMWLYHTFAAGGKLACSYRFRQILYSSEQYHAGVIQTDGVTPSPGGEEYIEFMKEIKELRQQYRPGVKVPEKLAARSTAILWNLENYWTIERQKQTTQWNTWNYPVKFLEMAKSLGAQVDVIPETTDLSDYKVVIVPAYELADAALIKKWNNYVSAGGHLILTCRTATKDRMGHFWEAKPAAPIADLIGAQVIATDMLSAHAKGDIRMKSKHYSWNNWADLLSPERNTEVLATYENQFYKGKAAVVKRRIGKGSVTYIGVDTDDSNLEKDILKNIYADAGATTEDYPQGVYVYWRDGFYMAVNYSSADYTMKIPETSKVFVGEKILKPAGVLVWSE; this comes from the coding sequence GTGAAAAAATCTATAACACTATTCGTATTAACGATACTTATTTCATTATCGGTTGTAAAATCGCAGGAAGTGAATCCATTCTTCCCGGCAAAGGATCTGATTACAACCGGAATATACTATTATCCGGAACACTGGAAGGAAAGCCAATGGGAACGGGACATCAAGAAGATTTCAGATATGGGCTATGAGTTTGTTCATCTTGCCGAATTTGCCTGGTTTAAAATGGAGCCGAAAGAAGGGCAGTTTGATTTTGCCTGGCTGGATAAGGTGGTCGCCCTTTGTGTCAAACATAAACTTAAAGTGCTCATGTGCACACCATCGGCAACTACACCAGCCTGGATGAGGGTAAATTATCCTGAAACATTTGTGATGGACGGGCATTATATCCGGGCCGAGCATGGGACGAGGGGGCTTGGCTCAATCGTCAACCCTAAATATCGGTTGTTTGTAGAAAAGGTGGTTACGGAAATGGCAAGGCGCTACGGACAAAATAAAGACGTGATCGGGTGGCAGCTGGATAATGAACCGGATGCCAAACCAGATTATAGCCCTTCATCGCAGGAGGCTTTCAGGCAATGGCTAAAAAATAAATACAAAACGGTTGAGTCATTAAATGATGCCTGGGGTACAGCGTTCTGGAGCCAGTGGTACAATAACTTTAACGAGGTGATGATCCATAATACCAACCTGGTGGGTTGGTGGGGAAACAACCCTCATGCCTTACTCGATTTTAAGCGTTATTGTGCGGATGCTCAGGCCGAATTTCTTGATTTTCAGGCCGGCACCTTGCGTAACTACATTTCAAAGAATCAATACATCACCACTAATTATACTGCAGTTTCTCCGGGGTCTGATGCGGGAAGAACAAAGAAACTCGATTTTGCAGCCTACACCGCTTACCCTAACGGAGGCAGTGACAATATCGGGGAGCTTGGTTTCAGATTGGGAGACAGTAAAGTGATCCTTTTTGCATCAGCCTATTTTAAGCACTTGGGAGGGGTATCTGGAGTCATGGAGATCCAGCCGGGGCCGGTAAACTGGGGAGCATATAATCCGCTTCTTTTGCCCGGAACCGTACGCATGTGGTTGTACCATACCTTTGCTGCTGGAGGGAAACTGGCCTGTTCCTATCGGTTCCGGCAGATTTTGTACAGCTCCGAGCAATACCATGCAGGGGTCATTCAAACAGATGGGGTTACGCCTTCGCCCGGGGGTGAGGAGTATATCGAATTCATGAAAGAAATCAAGGAGCTGCGGCAGCAATACAGGCCGGGTGTTAAGGTGCCGGAAAAACTTGCCGCGAGGTCGACTGCAATTCTTTGGAACCTGGAAAACTATTGGACGATCGAAAGGCAAAAACAAACTACACAGTGGAATACCTGGAATTACCCGGTTAAGTTTCTGGAAATGGCGAAGTCTTTAGGCGCCCAGGTTGATGTGATACCTGAAACTACCGATTTGTCGGATTATAAAGTAGTCATCGTTCCCGCTTACGAACTGGCGGATGCCGCTTTAATTAAGAAATGGAATAATTATGTGTCCGCCGGAGGGCATTTAATCCTTACCTGTCGCACCGCAACCAAAGATCGTATGGGGCATTTCTGGGAGGCTAAGCCGGCAGCGCCAATCGCTGACCTTATCGGAGCTCAGGTGATCGCAACTGATATGCTTTCAGCTCATGCGAAAGGCGATATCCGGATGAAGTCAAAACATTACAGTTGGAATAACTGGGCGGATTTGCTATCGCCTGAGCGGAATACAGAAGTACTGGCAACCTATGAAAACCAATTTTACAAGGGGAAGGCAGCTGTGGTAAAACGGAGAATCGGTAAAGGGTCTGTAACTTATATCGGCGTAGATACGGACGATTCCAATCTGGAAAAGGACATCTTAAAAAACATCTACGCTGATGCGGGAGCAACCACAGAAGACTATCCGCAAGGTGTTTATGTGTATTGGAGGGATGGTTTCTATATGGCTGTAAATTATTCTTCTGCTGATTATACCATGAAGATCCCGGAAACTTCAAAAGTGTTTGTTGGAGAGAAAATATTAAAGCCTGCAGGCGTATTGGTTTGGAGCGAATAA